The following coding sequences are from one Limnobacter sp. SAORIC-580 window:
- the nuoI gene encoding NADH-quinone oxidoreductase subunit NuoI produces the protein MFQVVKEFLNSLLLREMLKGMALTMGYMFTQPITVLYPMEKTPMSPRFRGLHALRRYENGEERCIACKLCEAVCPAMAITIESEQREDGTRRTSRYDIDLTKCIFCGFCEESCPVDSIVETHIHEYHGEKRGDLYFTKEMLLAVGDRYEAEIAANREADAAYR, from the coding sequence ATGTTTCAAGTTGTTAAAGAATTTTTGAACAGTCTGTTGCTGCGCGAGATGCTGAAAGGCATGGCGCTCACCATGGGTTATATGTTCACTCAACCCATCACGGTGCTTTACCCGATGGAGAAAACACCGATGTCGCCACGTTTTCGTGGATTGCACGCCTTACGTCGCTATGAAAATGGCGAAGAGCGCTGCATTGCATGCAAATTGTGTGAAGCAGTATGCCCGGCCATGGCAATTACGATTGAATCGGAACAGCGCGAAGACGGCACACGCCGGACCAGCCGTTACGACATTGATTTGACCAAGTGTATTTTTTGCGGTTTCTGTGAAGAATCGTGCCCGGTGGATTCAATTGTAGAAACACATATTCACGAATATCACGGTGAGAAGCGCGGTGATTTGTATTTCACCAAAGAAATGCTGCTGGCTGTGGGCGATCGTTATGAGGCTGAAATTGCAGCCAACCGCGAAGCCGATGCGGCCTACCGTTAA
- the nuoH gene encoding NADH-quinone oxidoreductase subunit NuoH: MSSPIDMITTFGSDLLGPAWVPVWTLIKILTITLPLLGCVAYLTYWERKMIGRMHIRMGPSYVGPMGLLQPIADAVKMMFKEIIVPMNANKGLFIIAPIMTIMPALAAWAVIPFGPETVLANVNAGLLYLMAITSLEVYGVIIAGWASNSKYAFLAAMRASAQMVSYELAIGFVLVTVLLVAGSLNMTDIVMTQTTGQFADMGLNFLSWNWLPLLPLLVIYMISAVAETNRHPFDVVEGESEIVAGHMVEYSGMTFAIFFLAEYANMILLSCLAAIMFFGGWDAPVAFLSFIPGWIWLGIKTFLLVSMFIWFRASFPRYRYDQIMRLGWKVFIPLTLVWLVVVAAWMQTPWNIWN, encoded by the coding sequence ATGAGTTCACCCATCGACATGATCACGACCTTTGGTTCTGATTTACTCGGACCAGCCTGGGTGCCCGTTTGGACTCTGATCAAGATTTTGACTATCACCTTGCCGTTGCTGGGTTGCGTCGCTTATCTGACCTATTGGGAACGCAAAATGATTGGCCGCATGCACATTCGCATGGGTCCAAGTTATGTGGGCCCAATGGGTTTGCTTCAGCCGATCGCCGACGCGGTCAAGATGATGTTCAAGGAAATCATCGTGCCGATGAACGCCAACAAAGGCTTGTTCATCATCGCGCCGATCATGACCATCATGCCGGCCTTGGCGGCATGGGCAGTCATCCCGTTTGGGCCAGAAACCGTTTTGGCCAATGTGAATGCTGGTTTGCTTTACCTCATGGCCATTACATCGCTTGAGGTGTACGGCGTGATCATTGCAGGCTGGGCATCCAACTCCAAGTACGCCTTCCTGGCCGCCATGCGTGCTTCTGCGCAAATGGTGTCCTATGAATTGGCGATTGGTTTTGTGCTGGTCACCGTATTGCTGGTGGCGGGCAGCCTGAACATGACTGACATCGTGATGACTCAAACCACCGGTCAGTTCGCCGATATGGGCTTGAACTTCCTGTCCTGGAACTGGTTGCCTTTGTTGCCCTTGCTGGTGATCTACATGATCTCTGCGGTGGCTGAAACCAACCGCCACCCCTTTGACGTGGTTGAAGGGGAATCCGAAATTGTGGCGGGCCACATGGTGGAATATTCCGGCATGACCTTTGCCATTTTCTTCCTGGCCGAATACGCCAACATGATTTTGCTGTCCTGTTTGGCTGCGATCATGTTCTTCGGTGGTTGGGACGCGCCAGTCGCATTCCTGAGTTTCATTCCAGGCTGGATCTGGCTGGGTATTAAAACCTTCTTGCTGGTGTCGATGTTCATCTGGTTCCGTGCATCATTCCCGCGTTACCGCTACGACCAGATCATGCGTCTGGGCTGGAAGGTGTTCATTCCGTTGACACTGGTTTGGCTGGTGGTGGTTGCTGCCTGGATGCAGACTCCCTGGAACATCTGGAATTAA